A region from the Methanobacterium sp. genome encodes:
- a CDS encoding glutamate--tRNA ligase, whose product MDSLKDLVYKYTLQNAVKHKGNAQNGAVIGMIMGSHPEFRKDSKEVSKVVAEVVTKINALNPEEQIKELEKLGGMVEEEKKVSSKGLSDLPEVDGDVILRFAPNPSGPLHIGHARAAILNHEYVKKYGGKLILRIEDTDPRRVDPDAYEMINEDLSWMDIKIDEKVIQSDRLPIYYEYAEKLIELGGAYMCTCEGGEFKKLKDQSKACPCRDLGVEDNLKRWENMENMSEGEAVLRVKTDIEHKNPAIRDYAAMRVVDAEHPRTGKKYKIYPMMNFSVTVDDHLLGVTHVLRGKDHLANSEKQKYIYEYFGWDVPVFIHYGRLKMEDIALSTSKARTGIQDGIYSGWDDPRLGTIRAIARRGIMKEALYELMNEIGVKIADSTVSWKKIYGLNRAILEEVANRYFFVWNPEEVKIENLPDSDMGTIERPLHPDFLERGYREIPFNGEIYLVKDDIKEDKVLRLMDSVNITFKDKKSVFHSSSFEEAKEAGAQLIQWIPKDDNLKAEIIMPDAGSVKGLVEPSCKNLKVGDIVQLERFGFARLDEIKGDKLIFYFAHK is encoded by the coding sequence ATGGATAGTTTAAAAGACTTGGTATACAAATATACCCTTCAAAATGCTGTAAAACACAAAGGAAATGCTCAAAACGGCGCGGTAATAGGTATGATCATGGGTTCTCATCCAGAATTCAGGAAAGATTCTAAAGAAGTTTCAAAGGTAGTTGCTGAAGTTGTAACAAAAATAAATGCTTTAAATCCTGAAGAACAGATTAAAGAGCTTGAAAAATTAGGCGGCATGGTAGAGGAGGAAAAAAAAGTTTCTTCAAAAGGCCTTTCTGACCTTCCAGAAGTTGATGGGGATGTAATATTAAGATTTGCCCCAAATCCCAGCGGTCCGCTCCATATAGGTCATGCAAGAGCTGCTATTTTAAATCATGAATATGTGAAAAAATATGGTGGTAAACTTATTCTGCGTATAGAAGACACAGACCCGCGCAGAGTAGATCCTGATGCTTATGAAATGATAAATGAGGATCTGTCCTGGATGGATATTAAAATTGATGAAAAAGTCATACAGAGTGATAGACTTCCTATTTACTATGAATATGCTGAAAAACTCATTGAACTTGGCGGGGCCTACATGTGTACATGTGAAGGTGGGGAATTTAAAAAATTAAAAGACCAGTCAAAAGCATGTCCTTGTAGAGATTTAGGTGTTGAAGATAATCTTAAACGCTGGGAAAATATGGAAAACATGAGTGAAGGAGAAGCTGTACTTCGAGTAAAAACAGATATAGAACATAAAAATCCTGCAATAAGAGATTATGCAGCAATGAGGGTTGTGGATGCAGAACATCCCCGAACAGGTAAGAAATACAAAATTTATCCCATGATGAACTTTTCAGTTACAGTAGATGATCATTTGCTTGGAGTAACCCATGTTCTACGTGGAAAGGACCATCTTGCAAACAGTGAGAAACAGAAATACATATATGAATATTTTGGATGGGATGTCCCTGTTTTTATTCATTATGGGCGCCTTAAAATGGAAGATATAGCTTTAAGTACTTCTAAAGCTAGAACAGGCATTCAGGACGGTATATATTCTGGATGGGATGATCCAAGATTGGGAACAATACGGGCCATAGCAAGAAGAGGAATAATGAAGGAAGCCCTTTATGAGCTTATGAATGAAATAGGTGTTAAAATCGCAGATTCAACTGTAAGCTGGAAGAAAATATACGGATTAAACCGTGCAATCTTGGAAGAAGTTGCAAACAGGTATTTCTTCGTATGGAATCCAGAAGAAGTGAAAATAGAGAACCTTCCGGATTCTGATATGGGAACTATTGAAAGACCATTGCATCCTGATTTTTTAGAGCGAGGATATCGTGAAATTCCTTTTAACGGCGAAATTTACCTTGTAAAAGATGATATAAAAGAAGATAAAGTCTTAAGACTTATGGATTCTGTAAATATAACATTTAAAGATAAAAAATCTGTTTTTCATAGTTCAAGTTTTGAAGAAGCAAAAGAAGCAGGTGCACAGCTAATTCAATGGATTCCAAAAGATGATAATTTAAAAGCAGAAATTATAATGCCTGATGCAGGCAGTGTAAAAGGTTTAGTTGAGCCTTCCTGTAAAAATCTCAAAGTTGGAGATATTGTTCAGCTTGAAAGGTTTGGATTTGCAAGATTGGATGAAATAAAGGGTGATAAGTTAATATTTTACTTTGCACATAAATAA
- the idsA gene encoding short chain isoprenyl diphosphate synthase IdsA: MVMDILKKYSESIDKEINESLSTIDPSMLCEASDHLIKAGGKKIRPSLVVLSCEAVGGRSKDALKTAASMELIHTFSLIHDDIMDKDEMRRGKPSVHALWGEPMAILAGDTLFSKAFETVLETNTDDIPPKRVVDALKTVVDSCIKICEGQALDISFEGKLDVKEEEYMTMIYKKTAALIAAATKSGAILGGGTEEQIEALAEYGRLVGLAFQIQDDYLDVVSDEEDIGKPVGSDIVEGKMTLMVVHALANASDDDKERLISILQANNEDLVDDAIGIFNKYGSIEYTRNIALDNVKSAKELLDVLEDSEAKDSLKMIADFVLERTH, from the coding sequence ATGGTAATGGACATATTAAAGAAATATTCTGAAAGCATAGATAAAGAAATTAATGAATCATTAAGTACAATTGACCCTTCAATGCTTTGTGAGGCATCAGATCATCTAATTAAAGCTGGAGGGAAAAAAATTCGTCCATCACTTGTTGTTTTAAGCTGTGAAGCAGTAGGAGGTAGGAGTAAAGATGCCTTAAAAACTGCGGCTTCTATGGAGCTTATTCACACTTTTTCTCTTATCCACGATGATATTATGGATAAAGATGAAATGAGGAGAGGAAAGCCATCTGTGCACGCCCTTTGGGGAGAGCCAATGGCCATTTTAGCAGGGGACACACTTTTTTCTAAGGCATTTGAAACAGTACTTGAAACAAATACTGATGATATCCCTCCTAAAAGAGTTGTAGATGCTCTAAAAACTGTTGTAGACTCATGTATAAAAATCTGTGAGGGTCAGGCCCTTGATATAAGCTTTGAAGGAAAGTTAGACGTTAAAGAAGAGGAATACATGACAATGATCTACAAGAAGACAGCAGCACTTATAGCTGCGGCAACAAAATCAGGAGCTATACTCGGTGGGGGAACTGAAGAACAGATAGAAGCCCTTGCAGAATACGGTCGTTTAGTTGGATTAGCGTTCCAGATTCAGGATGATTATCTGGATGTTGTAAGTGATGAAGAAGATATTGGGAAGCCAGTGGGAAGTGACATTGTAGAAGGTAAGATGACCCTTATGGTTGTTCATGCCCTTGCAAATGCATCTGATGATGATAAAGAAAGGCTTATATCAATATTACAGGCAAATAATGAAGATTTAGTCGACGATGCAATTGGAATATTCAATAAATATGGTTCAATTGAATATACCAGAAATATCGCACTTGACAATGTTAAGTCTGCAAAAGAACTTTTAGATGTTTTAGAAGATTCTGAGGCTAAAGATTCTTTGAAAATGATTGCAGATTTTGTACTTGAGAGAACTCATTAA
- a CDS encoding RNase J family beta-CASP ribonuclease: MSVEVIAIGGYEEVGKNMSAVKVGDDVVIFDMGIHLDRIHIHEDTDIARMHSLDLIERGVIPDDTLMKEVDGKVRAIVFTHGHLDHIGAVAKLAHRYEAPIIATPYTLALIERTIKGEKKFNVTNPLQVLNPGEKCQISPDITLEFINMTHSIPQATMAALHTSEGIIIYANDFKFDNYQMISPPPDYGRLKELGRKGVLALIVETTRVGEDGEAKTHSEKIARIMLKDIMLDPLDEKNGMIVTTFSSHIERIQAICNISEQSDRNLLLLGRSMERYCGMAEAMGILKLPATASIYGSPKAVNRALARAEENRGDYLLVTTGHQGEPDALLPRIASGKTQFNVRNGDNVVVSAPIIPNPMNIANRNLLERRLKSNGARIFTNAHVSGHAGREDHRDFIRMLNPMHIIPAHGDLAMLASYTELAEEEGYKMGNNIHVLRNGQAQVFNGGI, encoded by the coding sequence ATGAGCGTAGAAGTTATAGCAATAGGCGGATACGAAGAAGTAGGAAAGAACATGTCCGCAGTAAAAGTCGGAGATGATGTGGTCATCTTTGACATGGGGATTCACCTTGATAGAATTCACATTCATGAAGATACAGACATAGCAAGAATGCACAGTTTAGATTTAATCGAAAGAGGAGTTATTCCTGACGATACATTAATGAAAGAAGTTGACGGTAAGGTAAGGGCCATAGTATTCACCCATGGTCATCTGGATCATATAGGGGCGGTTGCAAAGCTTGCACACAGATATGAAGCCCCAATAATAGCAACACCTTACACATTAGCTCTTATAGAGCGAACTATTAAAGGAGAAAAGAAATTCAATGTCACAAATCCGCTTCAGGTCTTAAATCCTGGCGAAAAATGTCAGATATCGCCAGATATTACACTTGAATTCATTAACATGACTCATAGTATCCCACAAGCCACAATGGCAGCTTTACACACTTCAGAAGGGATCATAATCTATGCAAATGACTTTAAATTTGATAATTATCAGATGATTTCTCCACCACCAGATTATGGTAGATTAAAAGAATTAGGTAGGAAAGGGGTTCTTGCATTAATAGTGGAAACAACAAGAGTTGGAGAAGATGGAGAAGCTAAAACTCACTCAGAAAAGATTGCAAGAATAATGCTTAAGGATATAATGCTTGATCCACTTGATGAAAAGAACGGAATGATTGTTACAACATTTTCATCACATATAGAGCGTATTCAGGCAATATGTAATATATCTGAACAAAGTGACCGTAACCTACTGCTTCTAGGAAGATCTATGGAACGGTACTGTGGTATGGCAGAAGCCATGGGAATTCTAAAGCTTCCTGCAACTGCAAGTATATATGGAAGTCCAAAGGCGGTTAATCGAGCACTGGCAAGGGCTGAAGAAAATAGGGGAGATTATCTTCTGGTTACAACAGGACATCAGGGAGAGCCGGACGCACTCCTGCCCCGTATTGCAAGTGGAAAAACCCAATTTAATGTTAGAAATGGTGATAATGTAGTGGTATCTGCACCTATTATTCCTAATCCCATGAACATAGCAAACAGGAATTTACTGGAGAGAAGACTTAAATCAAATGGTGCCAGAATATTTACCAATGCCCATGTTTCAGGGCATGCAGGACGTGAAGATCACAGAGATTTTATAAGAATGTTAAACCCAATGCATATCATTCCAGCACACGGAGATCTTGCAATGTTAGCATCATATACTGAACTTGCAGAGGAAGAGGGGTATAAAATGGGAAATAACATTCATGTTTTAAGAAATGGCCAGGCGCAGGTGTTTAATGGAGGAATTTGA
- the fni gene encoding type 2 isopentenyl-diphosphate Delta-isomerase, with protein MTSERKLEHLLLCANCDVEYKRKRTGFEDIELIHKALPEVDKEEIDISIDFFGKKMDAPLIISAITGGHPASLKINLELAKTAHNHNIGIGVGSQRAAIENKELIPTYSVVRENAPSAFVIGNIGAPQIEYAEAAADMIDADALAIHLNPLQEAIQPEGDIDATGYINSIKKTVETVEMPVIAKETGAGISKKDAITLENAGVAAIDVAGSGGTSWAAVETYRAKNDYLGNLYWDWGIPTAVSTVEVCESVNIPVISSGGVRSGLDAAKALALGAESVGMALPLLKGAYVGHKALESMIEEFKESLKVAMFLVGAGNIEELRKCDLLIRGQTREWLTERGFNTAKYAQRTI; from the coding sequence ATGACTTCAGAACGTAAATTGGAGCACTTACTGTTATGTGCAAATTGCGATGTAGAATACAAAAGGAAGAGAACAGGATTTGAAGACATAGAACTTATACACAAAGCTCTTCCAGAAGTAGATAAAGAAGAAATCGATATTAGTATTGATTTCTTTGGAAAAAAAATGGATGCACCATTAATAATATCTGCAATAACTGGTGGACATCCCGCATCACTTAAAATAAATTTGGAACTTGCAAAAACAGCACATAATCATAATATTGGTATTGGAGTTGGAAGTCAACGTGCTGCAATAGAAAACAAAGAATTAATACCAACTTATAGCGTTGTAAGAGAAAATGCACCTTCTGCATTTGTAATAGGTAATATTGGTGCACCACAGATAGAATATGCAGAAGCAGCAGCAGATATGATAGATGCAGATGCACTTGCCATTCATTTAAATCCACTGCAGGAAGCAATTCAGCCAGAAGGAGACATAGATGCAACTGGATATATTAATTCCATTAAAAAAACTGTAGAAACAGTAGAAATGCCGGTTATAGCTAAAGAAACTGGAGCGGGAATTTCAAAAAAAGATGCAATTACACTGGAAAATGCAGGAGTTGCTGCAATAGATGTTGCAGGCTCTGGGGGCACAAGCTGGGCTGCAGTTGAAACATACAGAGCTAAAAATGACTATCTTGGGAATTTATACTGGGACTGGGGAATTCCCACCGCAGTAAGTACGGTAGAAGTATGTGAATCTGTAAATATTCCTGTTATATCCTCTGGAGGGGTTAGAAGTGGGCTTGATGCTGCAAAGGCATTAGCATTAGGTGCTGAATCAGTGGGGATGGCTTTACCTTTACTTAAGGGGGCTTATGTTGGCCATAAAGCTTTAGAATCTATGATTGAAGAATTTAAGGAATCACTTAAAGTTGCAATGTTCCTTGTTGGTGCAGGTAACATTGAGGAGCTTAGGAAATGTGATTTATTGATACGTGGCCAGACAAGAGAATGGTTAACAGAAAGAGGATTTAATACAGCTAAATATGCACAAAGAACAATTTAA
- a CDS encoding isopentenyl phosphate kinase — translation MIILKLGGSVITKKGAKEPTIDYDNLNRISAEIASSSFDKLIIVHGAGSYGHPFAKEYEIGSPIKDEEDLANKKIGFCITQSWVKKLNTIVCDSLRENGVLAVSIQPSSFIITKNKRICSCDLDLINKYLEMGFVPVIYGDVVVDLDESIKICVLSGDQIIRYFGENLKPERVILGSDVDGIYTKDPKKYEDAELMSTVTSCEDLVTEGSLNVDVTGGMNGKLLELIELAELEVESEIINAGKEGLIKKALNHQKGIGTVIKKMK, via the coding sequence TTGATTATTCTTAAATTAGGCGGAAGTGTAATTACAAAAAAGGGGGCAAAGGAGCCCACTATTGATTATGATAACTTAAATCGGATTTCTGCAGAAATAGCAAGCTCATCATTTGATAAACTGATAATAGTTCATGGGGCAGGTTCATATGGACACCCATTTGCCAAAGAATATGAAATAGGCAGTCCAATAAAAGATGAAGAAGATTTAGCCAATAAAAAGATTGGATTCTGCATAACCCAAAGCTGGGTTAAAAAATTAAATACCATTGTTTGTGATAGTTTAAGGGAAAATGGAGTTTTAGCAGTCTCTATACAGCCATCCTCATTCATAATAACAAAGAATAAAAGAATATGTTCCTGTGATTTGGATTTAATAAATAAATATTTAGAAATGGGGTTTGTCCCCGTTATCTATGGAGATGTAGTTGTAGATCTTGATGAATCAATTAAAATATGTGTTTTATCTGGAGATCAGATAATAAGATATTTTGGGGAGAATTTAAAACCTGAACGTGTTATTTTGGGTTCAGATGTAGATGGGATTTATACCAAAGACCCTAAAAAATATGAAGATGCAGAATTAATGAGCACAGTCACATCATGTGAAGACCTGGTAACAGAAGGTTCATTAAATGTGGACGTTACTGGCGGAATGAATGGAAAACTTTTAGAACTCATAGAACTTGCAGAACTTGAAGTAGAATCTGAGATTATAAATGCAGGTAAAGAAGGTTTAATTAAAAAAGCATTAAATCATCAAAAAGGCATTGGAACTGTAATAAAAAAGATGAAGTAA
- the mvk gene encoding mevalonate kinase: MQVTASAPGKAILFGEHAVVYGKPAIAMAINRRAYVKVCKNVDNEIYVNIRDLKIAGCIDLENNNIISDSPKKGILKYVLTSLKKIHDGSGLNICVDVNIPIGGGLGSSAAITVATIAAVAKYNNIDLKEVEIAKYAHEVELEVQKSASPLDTTVSTYGGLIYLGKDAKDIIQLDINYDIPVVIGYTATRGNTGKLVAGVRKKREVYPEIINPVIDSIESVVEEAKDAIINNDKRRIIELMNINHGLLDALGVNTRELSNMVYTARNAGKCGSKITGAGGGGSIIAYCPDGTGEVISAIREIENAMKADISKEGVKIIVSN, translated from the coding sequence ATGCAAGTTACAGCGTCTGCACCAGGAAAAGCAATTCTTTTTGGAGAACACGCAGTTGTATATGGAAAGCCAGCCATTGCAATGGCCATAAATAGGAGAGCTTATGTAAAAGTTTGTAAAAACGTAGATAATGAAATTTATGTAAATATAAGAGATTTAAAAATTGCTGGTTGCATTGATCTTGAAAATAACAATATAATTTCTGATTCACCAAAAAAAGGGATTTTAAAATATGTATTAACATCTCTTAAGAAGATACATGATGGTTCTGGATTAAATATATGTGTCGATGTTAACATTCCCATTGGTGGAGGACTTGGCTCTTCAGCAGCAATAACTGTTGCAACAATAGCAGCAGTGGCAAAATATAATAATATTGATTTAAAAGAAGTAGAAATAGCTAAATATGCTCATGAAGTTGAATTAGAGGTTCAAAAATCAGCAAGTCCACTTGATACTACTGTAAGTACATATGGTGGGTTAATTTATTTAGGAAAGGATGCTAAAGATATTATTCAATTGGATATCAATTATGATATTCCTGTTGTTATAGGATATACAGCTACAAGGGGAAATACTGGAAAACTTGTTGCGGGAGTTAGAAAAAAGAGAGAAGTATATCCTGAAATCATTAATCCAGTAATTGATTCAATTGAATCAGTTGTAGAAGAAGCAAAAGATGCAATTATTAATAATGATAAAAGGAGAATTATAGAGCTTATGAATATAAATCATGGGCTTTTAGATGCACTTGGAGTAAATACCAGAGAACTTTCTAATATGGTTTACACCGCAAGGAATGCAGGAAAATGTGGATCTAAAATAACCGGTGCCGGTGGTGGTGGTAGTATCATAGCCTACTGTCCAGATGGAACAGGGGAAGTTATATCTGCAATCAGGGAAATAGAAAATGCTATGAAGGCAGATATTTCAAAAGAAGGCGTTAAAATAATTGTTTCAAATTAA
- the amrB gene encoding AmmeMemoRadiSam system protein B — protein sequence MIRKPAVAGIFYERNPDSLKKQIEWCFEHKLGPGKIPEETFNKREIKGAMVPHAGYQYSGPIAAQSYYKIFEDGFPETFVILSPNHTGLGSGISTMIEGEWETPLGNVRIDEEFTVKLVDNAGIIDFDATSHIQEHSLEVQLPFLQYFSDDFEIVPVSMWMQDLESSYEIGKSIKKTAEALEKDIVVIASSDMTHYKPQNIAKQNDSQVLDAINSMDEKLMIKRVLDINVTMCGYGPVATTIIASKELGAQKAEILKYATSGDTTGDESAVVGYASAIFW from the coding sequence ATGATAAGAAAACCTGCAGTTGCAGGCATTTTTTATGAAAGGAATCCTGATTCTTTAAAAAAACAAATCGAATGGTGTTTTGAACATAAATTGGGCCCTGGAAAAATTCCAGAAGAAACATTTAACAAAAGAGAAATAAAAGGAGCAATGGTCCCTCATGCTGGTTATCAGTACTCTGGACCTATTGCAGCACAATCTTACTACAAAATCTTCGAAGATGGATTTCCTGAAACTTTTGTAATACTCAGCCCTAACCATACGGGGCTTGGATCAGGCATTTCCACCATGATTGAAGGAGAATGGGAAACACCCCTTGGAAATGTTAGGATAGATGAAGAATTTACAGTAAAATTAGTAGATAATGCAGGGATCATTGACTTTGATGCAACATCACACATCCAGGAACACAGTCTTGAGGTTCAACTTCCATTTCTGCAGTATTTCAGTGATGATTTTGAAATTGTTCCAGTTAGCATGTGGATGCAGGACCTTGAATCATCTTATGAGATAGGTAAATCCATTAAAAAAACCGCAGAAGCACTTGAAAAAGACATAGTAGTTATTGCAAGTTCAGATATGACCCATTATAAACCACAAAATATAGCAAAACAGAATGACAGCCAGGTACTCGATGCAATAAATTCTATGGATGAAAAACTGATGATTAAAAGGGTTCTTGACATTAATGTTACAATGTGTGGTTATGGGCCTGTAGCAACCACAATTATTGCTTCAAAGGAACTGGGAGCTCAAAAAGCGGAAATACTGAAATATGCAACTAGTGGTGACACTACTGGCGATGAAAGCGCAGTTGTTGGATATGCATCAGCGATATTCTGGTAA
- the rpsB gene encoding 30S ribosomal protein S2 codes for MSELLIPLDKYLAAGLHIGTQQKTKDMERYIYRVRADGLYVLDVRKTNDRIQAAAKFLSKFDPDDILVVSTRQYGQAPVKKFGQVTGAKTIPGRFIPGTLTNPNYAKFIEPKVLVVTDPRSDSQAIIEAKQIGIPVVALCDTENLLGNVDIVLPVNNKGRKAIALVYWLLAREILRARGVLGEEEDLEMQPSDFELKI; via the coding sequence TTGTCAGAACTATTAATCCCACTTGACAAGTATTTAGCAGCAGGTTTACACATTGGAACACAACAGAAAACCAAAGATATGGAACGATACATCTACAGAGTAAGAGCAGATGGTCTTTATGTCCTGGATGTAAGAAAAACAAACGATAGAATCCAGGCAGCAGCCAAATTCCTTTCAAAATTTGATCCAGATGACATACTTGTAGTCTCAACAAGACAATATGGCCAGGCTCCTGTTAAGAAGTTTGGACAGGTTACTGGAGCAAAAACAATTCCTGGAAGATTTATACCAGGTACATTGACCAATCCAAATTACGCTAAATTTATAGAACCAAAAGTACTCGTAGTCACAGACCCTCGTTCAGACTCACAAGCTATAATTGAGGCTAAACAAATAGGAATACCTGTTGTGGCGCTCTGCGATACAGAAAACTTACTTGGAAATGTAGATATAGTTTTACCTGTAAATAATAAGGGTAGAAAAGCTATTGCACTTGTTTACTGGTTACTTGCAAGAGAAATACTAAGGGCACGCGGAGTTTTAGGAGAAGAAGAAGACCTCGAAATGCAGCCATCTGATTTCGAGTTAAAAATATAA
- a CDS encoding 4Fe-4S dicluster domain-containing protein has protein sequence MVKITIDYEKCDGADCAECVDVCPMEVIIIDGDKVIVQNKEECSLCEVCMDVCPNEAVEVEE, from the coding sequence ATGGTTAAAATAACAATTGACTATGAGAAATGTGACGGTGCTGACTGTGCAGAATGTGTGGATGTATGTCCGATGGAAGTTATAATAATAGATGGAGACAAAGTAATAGTCCAGAATAAAGAAGAATGCAGTTTATGCGAAGTTTGCATGGATGTTTGCCCAAATGAGGCAGTAGAAGTGGAAGAATAA
- a CDS encoding NifB/NifX family molybdenum-iron cluster-binding protein — protein MKVAVTSAGTNLGSEVSSVFGRSPEFIIADLENDEIKDVSPIANPAKNERGAGNIAAQFIIDHEVNALISGELGPIAFNTLKNADIKVYRITSGSVEKNLEQFIEGKLEEVTSLFSGFPGGRGSGRKGGMGRGI, from the coding sequence ATGAAAGTAGCTGTAACATCTGCAGGAACTAATTTAGGGTCTGAAGTAAGCTCTGTATTTGGGAGAAGCCCTGAATTTATAATTGCAGATTTAGAAAATGATGAAATAAAAGATGTTTCACCAATAGCAAACCCTGCAAAAAATGAAAGAGGAGCAGGAAACATAGCTGCACAATTTATAATAGATCATGAAGTTAATGCTCTAATTTCAGGCGAATTAGGCCCAATTGCATTTAATACTTTAAAAAATGCTGATATCAAAGTTTACAGAATTACTTCAGGTAGCGTGGAGAAAAATCTGGAACAATTCATTGAAGGTAAATTAGAAGAAGTAACTTCATTATTTTCTGGATTTCCGGGTGGAAGAGGATCTGGAAGGAAAGGGGGAATGGGACGAGGAATATAA
- a CDS encoding NifB/NifX family molybdenum-iron cluster-binding protein, whose amino-acid sequence MKVTLICVPTLDEGGLLSEVSIHFGKSPYFTLIELEKGEIKEINVTESTGRHRGGSKTPAEIIIGSRANVLICGNLGPKAISMLRNSEIEVFSGASGKVKDVIKEWKRGMLPIADKRSCKGEGC is encoded by the coding sequence ATGAAAGTTACTCTTATATGTGTACCTACATTAGATGAGGGTGGTTTATTATCTGAAGTTTCCATTCATTTTGGGAAAAGTCCCTATTTTACTTTAATTGAGCTTGAAAAGGGTGAGATTAAAGAAATTAATGTAACTGAAAGTACTGGTAGGCATAGGGGTGGTTCTAAAACGCCAGCAGAGATAATAATTGGTTCAAGAGCTAATGTGCTGATTTGTGGAAATTTAGGTCCGAAAGCTATATCTATGCTACGTAATAGTGAAATAGAAGTATTTTCAGGGGCATCTGGAAAGGTTAAAGATGTTATTAAAGAATGGAAAAGGGGAATGTTGCCTATTGCAGATAAAAGATCATGTAAAGGAGAGGGCTGTTAA
- a CDS encoding DUF134 domain-containing protein, protein MVRPKRFRQIFQEPAIRCFKPDSRDNCNLIRPVEITLDEFEAIRLKDYDDIKQQKAAEKMDISQPTFHRTLNSAREKIAKALIEGKIIKIKGGIFVTDKYRCKSCGFEWSSPEKEYEKCPDCQSEYIYKINAEEIQKKIGQPGIGRRKGYSGGGIGAGPSRICKCIQCGYESSKTPRIPCRNAKCPECGAPLCGAD, encoded by the coding sequence ATGGTGAGACCAAAAAGATTCAGACAAATTTTTCAAGAACCCGCAATTAGATGCTTTAAACCAGATTCTAGAGACAATTGTAACCTAATTCGGCCAGTAGAGATTACATTAGATGAATTTGAAGCAATACGGCTAAAAGACTATGATGATATTAAACAGCAGAAGGCAGCAGAAAAAATGGATATCTCACAGCCAACCTTTCACAGGACATTGAATTCTGCTCGAGAAAAAATCGCTAAGGCTCTAATTGAAGGAAAGATCATCAAAATTAAAGGAGGCATTTTCGTGACAGATAAATATAGATGTAAAAGCTGTGGTTTTGAATGGAGCAGTCCTGAAAAAGAATATGAAAAATGCCCTGATTGCCAATCAGAGTACATATATAAAATAAATGCTGAAGAAATTCAAAAAAAAATTGGACAGCCAGGAATAGGAAGAAGAAAGGGATACAGCGGAGGTGGAATTGGTGCGGGCCCTTCAAGAATATGTAAATGTATACAATGTGGATATGAATCCTCAAAGACACCAAGAATCCCATGTAGAAACGCTAAATGCCCGGAATGTGGAGCACCACTTTGTGGGGCTGACTAA
- a CDS encoding DUF2124 family protein, with amino-acid sequence MDKKMGIVGLTGSFRESLSDIENESKIVFVGSVAVCTPFVELLSYSVRDKNYKLVYVPKSEKESAKNVKMQQGIGFSVVDEKADPKNPDAIVILGGLAMPKFGCAPEDVLEMIQEISGEKKPKVIGVCFMNIFENAGWEEKIPFDILMDTTLETVIK; translated from the coding sequence ATGGATAAAAAGATGGGTATAGTTGGATTAACCGGTAGTTTTAGAGAAAGTCTAAGTGATATCGAGAATGAATCTAAAATTGTTTTTGTGGGTTCAGTAGCAGTATGTACACCATTTGTAGAGTTGTTATCTTATTCAGTTAGGGATAAAAACTATAAGTTGGTTTATGTACCAAAATCAGAAAAAGAAAGTGCTAAAAATGTAAAAATGCAGCAGGGTATTGGATTTAGCGTAGTGGATGAAAAAGCAGATCCTAAAAACCCTGATGCAATTGTTATTCTTGGTGGTTTGGCAATGCCTAAATTTGGCTGCGCTCCTGAAGATGTATTGGAAATGATCCAAGAAATATCTGGAGAAAAGAAACCAAAAGTCATTGGGGTCTGTTTTATGAACATATTCGAAAATGCAGGATGGGAAGAAAAAATACCATTTGATATTTTAATGGATACTACTTTGGAAACAGTTATTAAATAA